The following proteins are encoded in a genomic region of Dyadobacter sp. UC 10:
- a CDS encoding peptidoglycan DD-metalloendopeptidase family protein yields MSDLQLALSAFPDFAKIIQTGKPYKKLDFSAANKALVNRDLSETGEFSSFVFDELLQKNAYTGIGGYGEDRIIYRHRKHFGGDSVNARSIHLGTDIWIDAGEAVFAPLAGKVHSFAFNDNYGDYGPTIVLAHELADIKFYTLYGHLSLSSLEGMIAGKSIEAGEHFAFIGNYPENGDWPPHLHFQIIADMGNYQGDFPGVSSIQDKLHYLSLCPDPNLILRIPENA; encoded by the coding sequence ATGTCAGATCTTCAACTTGCACTTTCCGCATTTCCAGATTTTGCAAAAATTATTCAAACTGGTAAACCCTATAAAAAGCTTGATTTCTCGGCAGCCAATAAAGCACTTGTGAATAGGGACCTGTCGGAAACCGGCGAATTTTCCAGTTTTGTGTTTGATGAACTTTTGCAGAAAAACGCTTATACAGGTATTGGCGGGTATGGAGAAGATCGTATCATTTACCGCCACAGAAAGCATTTCGGTGGCGATTCTGTTAATGCAAGAAGCATTCACCTGGGAACGGACATTTGGATTGACGCCGGAGAAGCCGTTTTCGCCCCCCTTGCCGGAAAGGTCCACAGCTTCGCATTCAACGATAATTACGGAGATTACGGCCCGACGATCGTTCTGGCGCACGAGCTAGCGGATATTAAGTTTTATACCCTCTACGGCCACCTTTCCCTCTCTTCACTTGAAGGAATGATTGCTGGAAAAAGCATCGAGGCGGGCGAGCATTTCGCTTTTATCGGAAACTATCCGGAGAACGGCGACTGGCCGCCACACCTTCACTTCCAGATTATTGCGGATATGGGAAATTATCAAGGCGATTTTCCAGGTGTGAGCAGTATTCAGGACAAACTGCATTACCTGTCACTATGCCCGGACCCTAATCTGATATTGCGGATTCCGGAGAATGCTTAA
- a CDS encoding SDR family NAD(P)-dependent oxidoreductase — MSRIALITGATSGIGKATAELFADAGIDLILCGRRQEKLDEIAEKLSSKVEVTTLIFDVRDKGAVAAMINSLSDDWKNIDILINNAGNAHGLGSLDEGDPEDWDAMIDGNVKGLLYVSKAVIPLLLERGKGHIVNISSIAGKQTYPNGAVYCASKAAVEVISEGMRLELTQHGIKVTNVAPGAVETDFSLVRFKGDEARAEKVYQGFDPLQAGDIADSILYAVNAPDRVTIADFTILASAQSTATTIHRK, encoded by the coding sequence ATGTCCCGTATTGCATTGATTACCGGAGCAACTTCCGGAATAGGAAAAGCAACTGCCGAATTGTTTGCAGATGCAGGAATAGACCTGATTCTTTGTGGGCGGCGCCAGGAGAAACTGGATGAAATCGCCGAAAAATTATCTTCCAAAGTTGAGGTTACCACGCTGATTTTTGATGTGCGCGATAAAGGCGCCGTGGCAGCAATGATCAATTCGCTCTCTGATGATTGGAAAAATATCGATATCCTTATCAATAACGCAGGAAATGCACACGGGCTGGGCTCGCTGGACGAAGGTGACCCGGAAGACTGGGACGCGATGATCGACGGCAATGTGAAGGGGTTACTTTACGTTTCAAAGGCGGTTATTCCTTTGTTACTGGAGAGAGGAAAAGGGCATATTGTGAATATCAGTTCCATTGCCGGTAAGCAGACTTATCCTAACGGAGCAGTTTATTGTGCTTCGAAAGCAGCCGTGGAAGTGATCAGCGAAGGAATGCGCCTGGAATTGACGCAGCATGGCATTAAAGTCACCAATGTAGCTCCCGGCGCCGTCGAAACGGATTTCTCGCTTGTTCGTTTCAAAGGGGACGAAGCTCGCGCAGAAAAGGTGTACCAGGGTTTCGATCCTTTGCAGGCCGGCGATATTGCCGATTCAATCTTGTATGCCGTGAATGCGCCCGACCGTGTTACCATTGCGGATTTCACTATTTTAGCCAGCGCACAATCCACTGCGACCACGATTCATCGCAAGTAG
- a CDS encoding S41 family peptidase, producing the protein MNPEKSQTPINNPKSVVRLPIIIGITLAAGVLLGSTFFSGGKKLSDVAKGFSKFREVLSLVENNYVDSVNTEELVDYSISKMLEKLDPHTAYFNSEEATAARSQLESGFDGIGVEFNIYNDTVYVVTPLSGGPSETAGIQSGDRIISVNKEKLSGPGVTNAQVYKLLRGKRGTKVDLAIERVGLNEKMNFSVVRDRIPTFSVDASYMVDQEIGYIKVSRFSESTFEEFKSALKTLKTQGLTKLILDLRGNPGGYMERATSMADEFIAGDKLLVYTEGKDSRFDRKTRSHVDGLFEQGPLIVLVDEGSASASEILAGALQDHDRALVVGRRSYGKGLVQMPIKLSDGSELRLTISRYYTPSGRSIQKPYELGKGEDYSQDLSHRYESGELFNVDSIKFDKSKVYKTDGGRIVYGGGGITPDIFVPKDTLMNSKYLFELYSKNIIREYALKYANANQKKLEKQTFDEFAKSFEVSDAMIAEMIKDASKAGIKQNPTELNLSKPLITSQTKAIIGRYVWGRKQKSGLNNEVFQILNPTDNVYQQAVQMFNQAAQLEKGKFSSLNIPRKAE; encoded by the coding sequence ATGAACCCAGAAAAATCTCAGACACCGATTAATAACCCGAAATCGGTCGTGCGGTTGCCGATCATTATCGGAATTACACTGGCCGCCGGCGTATTGTTGGGAAGTACTTTTTTTAGTGGCGGAAAAAAACTGTCTGACGTTGCAAAAGGGTTCAGCAAGTTCAGGGAGGTTCTTTCTTTGGTAGAAAACAATTACGTCGACTCAGTTAATACCGAGGAGCTTGTAGATTATTCTATTTCAAAAATGCTGGAAAAGCTCGATCCACACACCGCCTACTTTAATTCGGAGGAAGCTACCGCTGCAAGATCACAGCTTGAATCAGGATTTGACGGGATTGGTGTTGAATTCAATATTTATAACGATACGGTTTACGTGGTAACGCCGCTAAGTGGCGGGCCTTCTGAAACGGCAGGAATCCAAAGTGGTGACCGGATTATTTCAGTTAATAAGGAAAAGCTGTCTGGTCCCGGCGTCACCAATGCACAGGTATATAAATTGTTGCGCGGTAAAAGAGGAACTAAGGTAGATCTTGCTATCGAAAGGGTTGGGTTAAATGAAAAAATGAATTTCTCCGTTGTGCGCGACCGGATCCCGACATTCTCTGTGGATGCATCCTACATGGTTGATCAGGAAATCGGGTATATCAAAGTAAGCCGGTTCTCCGAATCCACTTTCGAAGAATTCAAATCTGCTTTGAAGACATTAAAAACCCAAGGTCTTACAAAGCTTATACTGGATTTACGGGGAAATCCGGGCGGATATATGGAACGGGCTACCAGTATGGCCGATGAATTCATAGCCGGGGATAAATTACTGGTTTATACAGAAGGAAAAGACAGCAGGTTTGACAGGAAAACCCGCTCGCATGTAGATGGTCTCTTTGAACAAGGCCCGCTGATCGTATTAGTTGATGAGGGAAGTGCCTCAGCCTCTGAAATCCTGGCGGGCGCTTTGCAGGATCACGACCGGGCACTGGTAGTAGGAAGGAGATCTTATGGTAAAGGATTAGTTCAAATGCCGATCAAGCTTTCCGACGGTTCCGAATTGCGCCTGACTATTTCGAGGTACTATACGCCAAGTGGACGAAGCATTCAAAAGCCTTACGAGCTTGGCAAGGGAGAGGATTATAGCCAGGATTTATCGCACCGCTACGAAAGCGGCGAGCTGTTTAATGTTGACAGTATTAAGTTTGATAAAAGTAAGGTTTACAAAACCGACGGCGGGCGCATTGTTTACGGCGGCGGCGGAATAACACCGGACATTTTTGTTCCCAAAGACACCTTAATGAATAGCAAATACCTGTTTGAGCTTTATTCAAAAAACATTATCAGGGAGTATGCATTGAAATACGCGAATGCAAATCAGAAAAAGCTCGAAAAACAAACTTTCGATGAGTTCGCCAAATCCTTCGAAGTTTCAGATGCAATGATCGCAGAAATGATAAAAGATGCTTCCAAGGCGGGGATTAAACAAAATCCGACAGAATTAAACCTCTCAAAACCATTGATCACTTCACAGACCAAAGCAATAATCGGCCGGTACGTCTGGGGCAGGAAGCAGAAAAGTGGGCTGAACAATGAGGTTTTCCAGATTCTTAACCCTACCGACAATGTATATCAGCAGGCTGTTCAAATGTTCAACCAGGCAGCACAGCTGGAAAAAGGTAAATTCAGCAGTTTGAATATTCCCAGAAAAGCGGAATAG
- a CDS encoding acetoacetate--CoA ligase: MSAEVQNQPLWKPGRTLLEHSNLKKYMDWLFVKKGLYFRSYHDLWEWSVTDLEDFWESLWNYFNIKSHDLYLEVLQRPQSGLIGTKWFTRAKLNYAEHIFRNKNKDRPAIIFQSEQGGPAEISWERLEDEVAAVATWLRQIGVKPGDRVAAVLPNIPQAVIAFLAANSIGAVWSSCSPDFGKTALTERFLQIEPKVLFIVDGCQYNGKIYDLTSFAQELSISLNSVKDIVLINHIGSETKPDRYTSWEDILHLQHAGLDFEPVSFDHPIWILYSSGTTAAPKAITHSVGGCLIEHMKALVLHQNVKPGDRYFWYSTTGWMMWNYALSSLLCGATLVIYDGAPTFPSSQVLWTFAEQARITHFGSGAAFYITSMKNGVSITSERLSSLETIGSTGSPLPPEVFEWVYKQVKKDVWLISLSGGTDVCSAFVGGCPITPVYAGEIQCRMLGCRIEAFDEDGKPVLNEMGEMVITQPMPSMPIYFWNDENQEKYLSSYFEMYPNVWRHGDWIKITDRKSVIIYGRSDATLNRGGIRIGTAEIYRAVESIPAVKDSLAVYLEKSNGEGTISLFVVLANGMNLTDELKAEIKDTLRTQYSPRHIPDTIEQVDDIPYTINGKKMEAPMKRILMGQDPEKCINPDTMRNPESLKSFV, translated from the coding sequence ATGTCAGCCGAGGTGCAAAATCAACCCTTGTGGAAACCAGGAAGGACATTGCTGGAACATTCCAATCTTAAAAAGTACATGGATTGGCTGTTCGTTAAAAAAGGGCTTTATTTTCGGTCCTATCACGACCTGTGGGAATGGTCGGTGACCGACCTCGAAGATTTTTGGGAGAGCCTCTGGAATTATTTCAATATCAAATCACATGACCTTTATCTGGAAGTGCTGCAACGCCCTCAAAGCGGCCTTATCGGAACAAAGTGGTTTACGCGCGCCAAGCTCAACTACGCCGAACATATTTTCAGAAATAAAAATAAAGACCGACCCGCTATTATCTTTCAGTCGGAGCAGGGTGGTCCCGCTGAAATATCCTGGGAAAGATTGGAGGACGAGGTGGCAGCAGTTGCTACCTGGCTCAGGCAAATCGGTGTGAAGCCAGGTGACCGGGTGGCTGCGGTACTGCCTAATATTCCTCAGGCGGTCATCGCATTTTTGGCTGCCAATTCAATCGGCGCGGTCTGGTCGTCCTGTTCTCCCGATTTTGGTAAAACTGCATTAACAGAGCGGTTTTTGCAGATCGAACCAAAAGTACTTTTCATTGTAGACGGATGCCAATACAATGGAAAAATATATGATCTGACCTCATTTGCGCAGGAACTTTCAATTTCACTGAATTCTGTCAAAGATATTGTTCTTATCAACCATATCGGTTCCGAAACAAAGCCCGACAGGTATACTTCCTGGGAAGATATTCTTCATTTGCAACACGCCGGCCTGGATTTCGAGCCGGTTTCATTTGATCATCCTATCTGGATTCTGTATTCATCCGGAACAACTGCCGCCCCGAAAGCGATTACGCATAGTGTAGGCGGGTGCCTGATCGAGCATATGAAAGCACTGGTACTTCATCAGAATGTCAAACCCGGCGACCGGTACTTCTGGTATTCCACGACGGGCTGGATGATGTGGAATTACGCCCTGAGTTCGCTATTGTGCGGGGCTACACTGGTAATTTACGACGGTGCCCCTACTTTTCCTTCTTCTCAGGTGCTCTGGACTTTCGCGGAGCAGGCGCGCATCACGCATTTCGGGAGCGGAGCCGCCTTTTATATCACTTCCATGAAGAATGGAGTGAGCATTACATCGGAGCGGCTTTCCAGTCTGGAAACAATCGGGTCGACTGGCTCACCATTGCCGCCGGAAGTGTTTGAGTGGGTTTATAAGCAGGTAAAGAAAGACGTTTGGCTGATTTCGTTGAGTGGAGGTACGGACGTTTGCAGTGCTTTTGTAGGCGGCTGTCCCATAACTCCGGTTTATGCAGGCGAAATTCAGTGCAGAATGCTGGGCTGCCGGATTGAAGCTTTTGACGAAGATGGTAAGCCGGTCCTTAATGAAATGGGGGAAATGGTGATTACGCAGCCTATGCCGTCTATGCCAATCTACTTTTGGAATGATGAAAACCAGGAAAAGTACCTGAGCAGCTATTTTGAAATGTATCCGAATGTCTGGCGGCACGGGGACTGGATTAAAATCACGGACCGCAAATCAGTGATTATCTACGGTCGCTCCGATGCTACCTTGAACCGGGGCGGTATCCGTATTGGTACTGCCGAAATTTACCGGGCTGTGGAAAGTATTCCTGCAGTGAAGGACAGCCTTGCAGTATATCTGGAAAAGTCAAATGGCGAAGGTACAATCTCTCTTTTTGTGGTTTTGGCAAATGGAATGAACCTGACCGACGAGCTGAAAGCTGAAATCAAAGACACACTTCGTACCCAATACAGCCCGCGGCATATCCCGGATACGATCGAGCAGGTCGACGATATTCCTTATACTATCAATGGTAAAAAAATGGAAGCACCGATGAAAAGGATTCTGATGGGGCAGGATCCGGAAAAATGTATTAACCCGGATACAATGCGAAATCCAGAATCTTTGAAGTCATTCGTGTAG
- a CDS encoding pseudouridine synthase, with translation MRKRINNSKPSGSGSSNSGDKSFRKSSGGNSFRKAKPEAESRFSKPSIKKSSLRVASGDNRPTKARPSFDHEKPRDERPRFDRPDQRGFRKDKPFEKSDRPFRDKGFQGEKRSFRKSDSTGDARPFRPRTQDDSSERKPFSERGEKPRFERGEKPAFDRNASRGERAGSARNTDRNERPAFGRDTERSERPRFDKKDFKPTGKPAFGRRNERDDQPAREPRENFAREEKSPEAEDRSGLDRRVGRFESAPRYNLKEYEKKNAPKKKEETSDIRLNRYIANAGICSRREADDLISGGQISVNGKTITEMGYKVKMTDVVKYGKKALNPEKMVYILINKPKDYITTTDDPEERKTVLDLIRGACNERVYPVGRLDRNTTGLLLLTNDGELAEKLTHPSSGIKKIYQAELDKPITTEDFESLQHGVELEDGFIHPDEVGIVTPDAMVVGLEIHSGRNRIVRRMFEHLGYEVQKLDRTVFAGLNKKDLPRGKWRFLSEKEVVKLKYML, from the coding sequence ATGAGAAAAAGAATAAACAATTCGAAGCCTTCGGGCTCAGGCTCTTCCAACAGCGGAGACAAATCATTCCGCAAAAGCAGCGGAGGCAATTCATTCAGAAAAGCAAAACCGGAAGCAGAGAGCCGTTTTAGCAAACCGAGCATCAAAAAATCCAGCCTGAGGGTTGCCAGCGGCGACAACAGGCCCACGAAAGCCCGTCCAAGTTTTGACCACGAGAAGCCACGGGACGAACGTCCGCGTTTTGACAGGCCCGATCAGAGAGGCTTTCGCAAGGATAAGCCGTTTGAAAAATCCGACCGCCCGTTCAGAGATAAAGGTTTCCAGGGCGAAAAAAGGTCATTTCGCAAATCAGATTCAACGGGTGACGCCCGGCCGTTCAGGCCCCGCACGCAGGACGACTCTTCTGAGAGAAAGCCTTTTTCCGAGAGAGGAGAAAAACCGCGTTTTGAACGGGGCGAAAAACCTGCATTTGATAGAAACGCAAGCAGAGGCGAAAGAGCTGGCTCCGCCAGGAATACCGATAGAAACGAAAGACCTGCTTTTGGAAGAGATACGGAAAGAAGCGAGCGGCCACGTTTCGACAAAAAAGATTTCAAACCAACTGGAAAACCTGCATTCGGACGGAGAAATGAGAGAGATGACCAACCTGCAAGAGAACCCCGGGAGAATTTTGCGAGAGAGGAAAAATCCCCTGAAGCAGAAGATCGCAGTGGCCTGGACAGAAGAGTAGGTCGCTTTGAAAGTGCTCCCCGCTATAATCTTAAAGAATACGAGAAAAAGAACGCTCCAAAAAAAAAAGAAGAAACCAGTGATATCAGGCTCAACAGATACATCGCGAACGCAGGCATTTGCTCTCGCCGCGAAGCCGATGATCTGATTTCGGGTGGCCAAATTTCCGTTAATGGAAAAACCATCACGGAAATGGGGTATAAGGTGAAAATGACCGACGTTGTCAAATATGGCAAAAAGGCACTTAATCCCGAGAAAATGGTTTACATTCTGATCAATAAACCGAAGGATTATATCACTACCACCGACGATCCGGAAGAAAGAAAAACAGTTTTGGATCTCATCAGGGGAGCTTGTAATGAGCGGGTTTACCCAGTCGGTCGCCTCGACCGCAATACTACCGGCTTGCTTCTATTAACCAACGACGGAGAGCTGGCAGAAAAACTGACCCACCCTTCAAGCGGCATCAAAAAAATATATCAGGCAGAACTGGACAAACCTATTACTACCGAGGATTTTGAAAGCCTGCAGCACGGAGTCGAACTTGAAGACGGATTTATCCACCCCGACGAAGTGGGTATTGTTACACCTGATGCAATGGTGGTTGGTCTTGAAATCCACAGCGGCCGTAACAGGATCGTTCGCCGCATGTTTGAACATTTGGGCTACGAAGTTCAGAAACTGGATCGTACGGTATTTGCCGGCCTTAACAAGAAAGACCTTCCACGCGGGAAGTGGCGTTTTTTGAGCGAGAAAGAAGTGGTTAAACTGAAGTATATGCTTTGA
- a CDS encoding Do family serine endopeptidase: MKTNWKGLVLVGLISSASTLAGFKLLGTDNDKDVIFKEASGESIARFTSTGTPVGAPGDFVYAAEATTPTVVHIKSTSTRQAYRGGGQQIPDIFRDFFGDDFGGGSRGPQSQEASGSGVIISADGYIVTNNHVVEGAQELEVTLHNKGKYRAKVVGTDPSTDIAVIKVEAKNLPAVTLGNSDAVKVGEWVVAVGNPFNLESTVTAGIVSAKGRGLGIIGQSSRRNGVTPASATSGDSPLESFIQTDAVVNPGNSGGALVNLKGELIGINTAIASPTGSFAGYAFAVPSSIVKKVSSDLIKFGNVQRGYLGIQLDDLDSRKAEEYGVKVNDGVYVREFTENSAAEAGGVNKGDVIVKVDGMDIHSVPELQQAIGLHKPGDKVNLTINRDGKEKDVNITLRNRTGGSDIIKRDETAAIMSVLGAQFGNLSDQEKQRLSRYKVEGGVKVLAIEGGKFARSQVEEGFIITKVNGKAVRTVKEFEAAIAGKEESMVTFEGLYPDAPYDIFSFGFRL, translated from the coding sequence ATGAAAACAAATTGGAAAGGTTTAGTGTTGGTGGGGTTGATTTCCAGTGCGTCAACTCTCGCCGGCTTTAAACTGTTAGGTACAGATAATGATAAAGATGTAATTTTTAAGGAGGCGTCGGGTGAATCTATCGCACGCTTCACCTCAACCGGAACGCCGGTCGGTGCACCGGGGGATTTTGTATATGCTGCAGAAGCAACAACCCCAACGGTTGTGCACATAAAATCAACTTCCACCCGCCAGGCTTACCGCGGCGGCGGCCAGCAGATTCCTGATATTTTCAGAGATTTTTTCGGTGACGACTTCGGAGGCGGCTCGCGCGGCCCTCAGTCGCAGGAAGCATCAGGTTCTGGTGTAATTATCTCTGCGGACGGATATATTGTAACTAACAACCACGTTGTGGAAGGTGCGCAGGAGCTGGAAGTTACGCTGCATAATAAAGGAAAATACCGGGCGAAAGTAGTCGGAACCGACCCTTCTACCGATATCGCAGTGATTAAGGTGGAAGCAAAAAATCTTCCGGCAGTGACGCTTGGAAATTCTGATGCAGTGAAAGTAGGAGAGTGGGTAGTAGCAGTAGGTAACCCATTTAACCTTGAGTCTACGGTAACAGCAGGTATTGTTAGTGCCAAAGGCCGTGGTTTGGGTATAATCGGTCAGTCAAGCCGTCGTAATGGGGTAACGCCTGCGTCAGCAACTTCCGGAGATTCACCACTTGAATCGTTTATTCAGACTGATGCCGTAGTTAACCCCGGAAACAGCGGAGGTGCGTTGGTTAACCTCAAAGGTGAATTGATCGGCATAAATACGGCGATCGCCAGCCCGACCGGTAGCTTTGCAGGATATGCATTTGCGGTTCCTTCCAGCATTGTGAAGAAAGTATCGAGCGACCTGATCAAATTTGGTAATGTACAGAGAGGATACCTGGGAATTCAGCTGGATGATCTTGACAGCAGAAAAGCAGAAGAGTACGGCGTGAAAGTAAATGATGGTGTGTATGTTCGTGAATTCACGGAGAATAGCGCGGCCGAAGCAGGTGGTGTCAATAAGGGCGATGTTATCGTGAAAGTAGATGGAATGGATATTCATTCCGTACCTGAACTGCAGCAAGCGATCGGTCTTCACAAGCCTGGCGATAAAGTGAACCTGACGATTAATCGTGATGGAAAGGAAAAAGACGTAAATATCACACTTCGCAACCGGACCGGTGGTTCTGATATCATCAAGCGTGACGAAACAGCTGCAATCATGAGCGTACTCGGGGCGCAGTTTGGTAATTTGAGCGATCAGGAGAAGCAACGCTTGTCGAGATATAAAGTGGAAGGTGGTGTAAAAGTGCTGGCTATTGAAGGCGGTAAATTTGCACGTTCGCAAGTGGAAGAAGGTTTTATCATCACCAAAGTGAATGGAAAAGCGGTTCGTACTGTGAAGGAGTTTGAAGCTGCCATCGCAGGAAAAGAAGAATCAATGGTGACGTTCGAGGGTTTATACCCAGATGCTCCATATGATATATTCTCTTTTGGATTCAGATTGTAA
- a CDS encoding Hsp20/alpha crystallin family protein, with amino-acid sequence MSTLVKHFATPSYLNGFLSKDLFPEFNTPAFSGSVPAVNVVESKEGFRIEVAAPGLQKSDFKLNLEKNQLTISAQKEQKTEENEEKYTRREFKYNSFQRTFTLPNSIDGEKIEANYSEGILNIALPKREEAKEKPARQIEIA; translated from the coding sequence ATGAGCACATTAGTAAAACATTTTGCAACACCTTCTTATTTAAATGGTTTCCTGAGCAAAGACCTTTTTCCGGAATTCAATACCCCGGCATTCTCGGGTAGTGTACCAGCCGTGAATGTGGTTGAAAGTAAAGAAGGTTTCCGCATTGAAGTAGCGGCTCCTGGTTTGCAGAAGTCAGATTTCAAATTGAATCTTGAAAAAAATCAGCTGACGATTTCTGCTCAAAAAGAGCAAAAAACAGAGGAAAACGAGGAGAAATATACCCGGAGGGAATTCAAGTACAACTCTTTCCAACGCACGTTTACCTTGCCTAATTCAATAGACGGTGAGAAGATTGAGGCAAACTATTCAGAAGGTATCCTAAACATTGCATTGCCTAAGCGGGAGGAAGCCAAAGAAAAGCCTGCCCGCCAAATCGAGATCGCTTAA
- the rnc gene encoding ribonuclease III: protein MAKRILIPILSLFRTGSAEDKKFKESIAHVIGDRPSNLGVYQLAFRHTSASKETAIKGFRESNERLEYLGDAVLGMVVAEFLFTKYPYKDEGFLTEIRSRIVNRESLNQISRKLGLDRLIEYDGNRRGMSPRSSMYGDALEAFVGAIYLDKGFRFTRTFIISKLITHYDLDSIIQNNANFKSLIIEWAQREGKEIRFEIIEERGTRHHREFISQILVNDEPFATGNGFTKKKAEQSASEQACALLELR from the coding sequence TTGGCAAAGCGAATTCTTATACCGATACTTTCCCTTTTCAGAACCGGAAGCGCTGAGGATAAAAAATTTAAGGAGTCTATTGCACATGTAATAGGCGACCGTCCCTCTAACCTTGGTGTCTACCAACTCGCTTTTCGCCATACATCTGCCTCGAAGGAGACAGCCATTAAAGGATTTCGTGAATCAAACGAACGACTCGAATATCTTGGGGATGCAGTGCTTGGGATGGTCGTGGCAGAATTTCTTTTTACCAAATATCCCTACAAGGACGAAGGCTTTTTAACCGAGATTAGGTCAAGGATCGTTAACCGCGAATCGCTTAATCAGATCTCCCGGAAGCTAGGCCTCGATAGGCTCATCGAATATGATGGTAACCGTCGCGGGATGTCGCCAAGATCCTCCATGTACGGCGATGCGCTCGAAGCTTTTGTAGGTGCTATTTACCTGGACAAAGGCTTTCGCTTCACACGCACATTCATCATCAGTAAACTCATTACGCATTATGATCTGGATAGTATTATTCAGAATAATGCGAACTTCAAAAGTCTCATCATAGAATGGGCTCAGCGTGAGGGAAAGGAGATCCGCTTCGAAATTATTGAAGAGCGCGGTACCCGCCATCACCGCGAATTTATCTCTCAGATACTCGTTAACGACGAGCCCTTCGCAACCGGAAACGGCTTTACAAAAAAGAAAGCCGAACAATCTGCTTCTGAGCAGGCTTGCGCACTTCTGGAACTACGCTAA
- the fabF gene encoding beta-ketoacyl-ACP synthase II codes for MSFKRVVITGMGALTPIGNDVSTFWTNLVAGVSGAAPITRFDAEKFRTRFACEVKGLDINNYIPRQEARKMDPFTQYAVIAADEAMKDAGFDVDKLDLDKAGVIWGTGIGGLKTFEEEVMNFSENGKTPRFNPFFIPKMIVDSASGVLSIRYGFRGPNFITVSACASATNALIDAFNYIKLGMMNVCISGGSEAAVTIAGVGGFNALKALSERNDSPETASRPYDKDRDGFVLGEGGAALILEEYEHAKARGAKIYAEMIGAGMSSDAYHITAPHPDGLGAYIVMRNAVENAGIQASDIDYINTHGTSTPIGDPQEIKAIEKFFGEHAYNLSISSTKSMTGHLLGGAGAIEAAACIMAVRDQIIPPTINHFTDDPEINPRLNLTFNKAEKRKVNIALSNTFGFGGHNASVIFKRYED; via the coding sequence ATGAGTTTTAAGCGAGTTGTGATTACAGGAATGGGCGCATTGACGCCCATCGGGAATGATGTTTCTACCTTTTGGACAAATCTGGTTGCGGGGGTAAGCGGCGCTGCGCCGATTACAAGGTTCGATGCTGAAAAGTTTCGGACCCGTTTCGCCTGTGAAGTCAAGGGATTGGACATCAACAATTACATCCCGCGACAGGAAGCGCGTAAAATGGACCCATTTACACAATACGCGGTAATTGCGGCAGACGAAGCCATGAAGGACGCCGGCTTTGACGTAGATAAGCTTGATCTCGACAAAGCCGGTGTAATTTGGGGCACCGGAATCGGTGGTTTGAAAACCTTTGAGGAAGAAGTCATGAACTTCTCCGAAAATGGAAAAACGCCCCGCTTCAATCCTTTCTTTATTCCTAAAATGATCGTGGACAGCGCATCGGGAGTGCTCTCGATCCGCTACGGCTTCAGAGGTCCGAATTTTATCACCGTATCTGCCTGCGCATCAGCTACCAACGCTTTAATAGACGCATTCAATTACATCAAACTGGGTATGATGAATGTGTGCATTTCCGGCGGCTCGGAAGCGGCTGTGACGATTGCGGGTGTGGGCGGATTTAATGCATTAAAGGCGCTTTCCGAAAGAAACGACAGCCCTGAAACAGCGTCCCGGCCTTATGATAAGGACCGCGATGGATTTGTACTGGGAGAAGGAGGGGCCGCACTGATCCTGGAAGAATACGAGCACGCAAAAGCCAGGGGAGCGAAAATTTATGCTGAAATGATCGGTGCGGGAATGTCTTCCGATGCCTACCACATTACAGCACCTCACCCCGATGGATTGGGTGCTTACATCGTCATGCGGAATGCCGTGGAGAATGCCGGGATCCAGGCTTCTGACATTGATTACATTAACACCCACGGTACGTCAACCCCAATCGGCGATCCGCAGGAAATCAAAGCCATCGAGAAATTTTTTGGAGAACACGCTTACAATCTTAGCATCAGTTCGACCAAGTCAATGACCGGCCACTTACTTGGCGGGGCAGGTGCTATCGAAGCGGCTGCCTGCATTATGGCAGTGAGAGATCAGATAATACCTCCGACCATCAATCATTTTACAGACGATCCGGAAATTAATCCAAGGCTAAACCTTACTTTTAACAAAGCAGAAAAACGAAAGGTGAATATAGCCTTGAGTAATACTTTTGGCTTTGGAGGTCATAATGCATCAGTCATTTTCAAAAGGTATGAAGACTGA